The genomic region AAATTGAATCTAGTTCAGATTTTAAAAGATTTAAGGGGGTTGATCTCCACACTTGGGATAGAGTATTCATGGATGTGGGCCTTGATTATGCCTATCTCACAATTCCTGGTAACGGTTGCGTAAATGCTGCTCCAAGAATCGCAACTGTTCAAGGTGAAGATAATGCAGGGCGGACTTCTATCTTTTTTGATGGAGTTGAAATGTTTGCCTGAACTGCGAAAACGTATCACATTATGGCGAAATACTATCCGGCTTTTTTATACTTATAAGGGAGTTGCTGGCCCTTTCTTCGCAGCAGGAATTACTCAACTCCGGGTGGAAACACCAGTTCAAGAACGTTCTTTTGGAATGGATTATACTCCAGATATTATTGCAGCAGGTCCCGATGGATGGGTTGTAGTCGATATAACTTACAACGATAAATCCAAAGCAGGAACTCTGGATAATTATAAAAAAATTGATCCAAGGTGTTTATCCACATTTGGTTTTCCTTCATTCACAACCCCACCAGATACGATTAGTAGTCGTTTTTCTTTCAATGACGATGGAAATCATTGTCAAATTGTTGTTAAGGATAAATTTGATGTGAAAAAAGCGGAATTTCTTCAAAATTCAAAATTAAGAGACGCATTTGTTGCAATGAAAGGTCAGGATATGACTTCAATCGCAAATATGCCAATTACACTTCTTCCTGAAATGAATAATGGAGAGGAAATTCGCGAGGGAATCGTTGATATTGCAGCGCAGCTTTTTAGACCACAAGCGGATGGAAAGACATCTTATGAAATTTGTGAGATCGGACTCGAACGTCTTTTCACACTCGTTCCAGCCATTTCAAAAAAATCATTGGTAATGAAAATTGATAATGAGATGAAAAGTCTTGTAAATTATTATTTAAAAGGATATTTAGAATACAGCGATGGAAAATATCGCGCGGTTGAAAAGTACAAAAATCCAAAAGCTCAAACGAGAAAATTTATTGATTCTAAGTTAAAAGAATGGGTAAGATCTCCGCAAAAAACACTTTCTGATAATAGGTATAATTCCCAACGCATCAGATGATTTTTTTTATTTTCTCTCTTATTTCCTCGCAATCGTCACATACCCCGAGTGACTCACCGAAGTTGACGGCCGGGTCCCCCGCTTGGACCGCGTCATCTCCCGCTCGATCAGCTCGTGGGTGTGCACCTCGCGGAACAGTGGTGTGGCCTCATCGACCACAATTGACATCTGCTCTATGAATGGCGTGTAGCACGCGAGATATCCGCCCGATCGCAGAAGGGAAAATGCGTGTCGCACGTGCTCGGGCTGGATCTGGAGATCGAGATGCACTACATCGTAGCTTCCCTCGGCGTCCAGGAAATCCTTTGCCACTGCCTCCACATTGGTGAGTTTCGACTCCGTGATATTCTTCATTGCAAGCGTGGAAAACTCCGGCCGGATCTCGTAAGTCTTCACGGTCTTTGCCACACCGCCGAAGTAGATCGCGGCAATCCCGCTGCCGGTACCTGCA from Methanoregula sp. harbors:
- a CDS encoding protein-L-isoaspartate carboxylmethyltransferase translates to MIEPGDRVLLVGEGREFWVKAGPGKLGTDKGQIELESIVGKSGGDIITTHSGAEFTIRIPRPTDFFAYGKRSGAPMLPKDIGLVIAYTGMNHNDDVLDAGTGSGIAAIYFGGVAKTVKTYEIRPEFSTLAMKNITESKLTNVEAVAKDFLDAEGSYDVVHLDLQIQPEHVRHAFSLLRSGGYLACYTPFIEQMSIVVDEATPLFREVHTHELIEREMTRSKRGTRPSTSVSHSGYVTIARK